CGGATGCCTTAACACGATGGTTTCGTTTCGATCGGGGCCTGTTGAAATGATGTCGATCGGGACACCCACCACTTCCTCAACCTTGCGGATGTAGGCGCGAGCATTTTCCGGGAGCTCGTCTAGTGATTTGGCGCCGACAGTAGAGGTCTGCCAGCCGGGCATTTCAATGTATTGCGGCTCAAGATGACGAAATGCGTCTGCAC
This portion of the Gammaproteobacteria bacterium genome encodes:
- a CDS encoding adenylosuccinate synthase (catalyzes the formation of N6-(1,2,-dicarboxyethyl)-AMP from L-aspartate, inosine monophosphate and GTP in AMP biosynthesis), which gives rise to VTINSVSGLCLTKLDVLDGLERVKICVAYRCPQRGDLDVPPVGADAFRHLEPQYIEMPGWQTSTVGAKSLDELPENARAYIRKVEEVVGVPIDIISTGPDRNETIVLRHPFEA